The region AGGCCAATGATAGTTTATTAGTTGAACCTAGATAAATTTTTAATTTACGACAGTAATCTTGATCAGTTAGCTCGAACTTCGGGAAATGACTGTTAAGTTGTAATTCAAATGGTGCCTTCTCACTTACTTCGCTAACTAACCCGGTCGATTCCCTTTGCTTGACTGTTTCTAGGAAGTGACTACCTAAAACGGCTTCCCAAGCATCTTCTGAAAGCAACTGATACCCTTGACGATACAATCTCAATAACAGCTCACCATAAGTTTCTACTTCCACAGAATAAATATCATACACTTCCGGATTTAGAACTTGTTGTTCCAAGTAAAATAGCTTTGGCTTTAAATAATGGGTGGGAAACTCCCATATGAGACTCGTTAAAAAATCTAGATCAGGCTGTAGCACTTCTTTAATCTCACCTTTAAATAAATCAAAAAAAGCTTGATCTCCTTGGTATTCCCCTCTCACCAGATGATAGTGACCTTTTAGTTTCACTCCAGCTGGTTGGCTTTTTTGTGCCACAAACATTGGGGACGTTGATCCTAAACGTTGGGGACTGTGGCTAAACAGCTCACCTTCTAAACAGTGCCAGGCCTTCGGCAAGGTGGTTATTTCTAGTGAGCTGCTTTCTAAAGAGCTTCCAAGCTCCCAATCTGTGATACTTGGAATAAATATAAACTCATCGCCATCTAAAGTAATCGCAATGGTTCGGCACTCTTGATTCTTTAAAATCAATGTTTCCACTCTCACATTAGACCATTTTATTTTAGAATTAATGCAAGCTAAAAGAACATCATCAACTAAATTTAGCTTCTGGTCATCTGATAGTTCTTGCCAGATTGGTAACGTTAA is a window of Vagococcus intermedius DNA encoding:
- a CDS encoding DUF7278 family profilin-like fold-containing protein produces the protein MKYADYLTLPIWQELSDDQKLNLVDDVLLACINSKIKWSNVRVETLILKNQECRTIAITLDGDEFIFIPSITDWELGSSLESSSLEITTLPKAWHCLEGELFSHSPQRLGSTSPMFVAQKSQPAGVKLKGHYHLVRGEYQGDQAFFDLFKGEIKEVLQPDLDFLTSLIWEFPTHYLKPKLFYLEQQVLNPEVYDIYSVEVETYGELLLRLYRQGYQLLSEDAWEAVLGSHFLETVKQRESTGLVSEVSEKAPFELQLNSHFPKFELTDQDYCRKLKIYLGSTNKLSLAFSEWPTYQKLVLEKELAGLNPCLYDYRKAIIIM